The Helicoverpa armigera isolate CAAS_96S chromosome 7, ASM3070526v1, whole genome shotgun sequence genomic sequence gtttctctTTACAGGCTCCGCAGTTTATTACCTTCAGTGAAGGGAAATTGGGGGTCAACTTTGGTGGGTACCACGCTGGCGTGGGACTTGGAGGGTTAGGTATGTTTTCTATGTTAATTATTCATGATTAAATAGTGGTAGATAACAGCGCAGCGTGCCAGCATCAAACCAAACCGCTAAGCTATTGTTTGATTAAATTAAGAAACTAAAAGTTGGTTTCCACActacctatatttaaataaaatcgtgTAAATTACAGTTGGACTCAATATTCGTTATTATTTTGTGGGTCCTACTTtataaacgttaaaaatatgattttatttaagccTTACGCCCTGTTCCCTTCTAAAAATATagacacaaatatttttcaaattaaatgtaaTGTATTATTTGCCGTAGTTGGATATAAATAAGAATTGCCCAAATAGATATTTACGTAGGACTTTTTGACCTTTGACAATACATATGTACTCTGTCATTATTTTTGTCAGTTCTAAGTAATCTTTCGGTTTTCTTTTCACGAATGGTGTTTACTTATCAGGTAAATAACGTATTATATttaagtgataaataaaataaaactatttttatattgtttcataGTTAAGCTGGATAACTGCAGAttcataaaatgataatcacgattcaatataaaagtaaacagaGTTATTTAAATGCTTTGATCAAGATTTAGTACGAAGACACACCTACGACCTTTCATAACGTGGTTATAGATTGATAGACATTTCTTATGATAACCgttgataataattaaactaCAGTAGTAACTTTGAAACTcttgtttaatttatgtaagaTTCGGTGCCTAggtatatttaattaacaaacacacaaatttatccttttataatattaatatgatagAAGAACGAAATAGAATAAGAACAATTGTGAATATGTGGTTAGTGTTTTTTGTTCATGCAATATGTTTGTTATAGCTGGAGGTAACGGTCGTACGGGAGGCGGTTTATATGCTGAAGCTGGTACTCCCAATGGACCGGCAGCCAGGGCTGGACTGGGCGGAGCCGTCGACGGCAACAGTGGTACCTTTggtaagaaaacaaaagaccTGTGTTCCCATGATGACGAAAAATTAGACAAGGATAATTGTAAAGCTGTGTATGTTAATAAAACACAGGAGAATGTTTGAAAACGTTGATATACAATACTAAATTctatctgctattaaaattttcatctaGACTTTAGTTAAGCTTAAGTCGAATAACAAATCGTATGTTTGGATACATAATGAAACTGCCAAGTTGATAAAGATCTTAATCGTCTTAGTTTCAGTGTGAATATTCTGAATAAGATATTTCAGATTAGAATTGAATAGCTTGTATAAGAAGGTACTTTATCACGCTAGACTTAAACAATGATCGCAGTAACGTAGTAACTATTAATTGAGCGTCAACTTCACCTCGACCTTTTACGTCAGATAGCAATTACTGAGGTACAGTAGGCTGCACATCAGTgataactgtcatgcaccttaactcgatACTAATAAGTAGGAtcttcctataaaactgttaccactgacctgaagttgactgtacctacagtTGATGAATTCTATGAAAAACTCGTTGTCTCAATTGCATATGCCACGTATGCTCAACTAATATCACATTATAATGAATATTCAATTGCATGAATAAATGAACAAATCAAaccattcatttattaattagtaatttatttgaataataattttctcgATTACTattcaaaattgtttttctGAGCGTGCTAATGTCAAAATAGAAATGGTTTTGGAATAACAAAAGGCCTAATTTTGTTGTGAATGAACagtgaaattaaaattgattattgTTTGTACATTGTTAATCTAGAAttagatataattaaataatattgatagtTAATAGTTGAAAATTAAcacataattaatgtaatatacCTATAGAGTGGCAGCTTAGTTTTTTAGCCGATTATCGGTATTTTGTTTAGCAAAAGTAAAGCATATTGTCAATCCAATAAGGTCACTTTTGTAATGCAATATTTTCTGTAATCCAGGTGGACTGTTTGCCGGAGCCACTGCTGGTGGAAACGTGAATGCTGCTGCAGGTCTTGGAGGAGCAGTCACCGGTGGAAAATCAGTTGGAGGAGGTTTCTCCACTGCAAATGCTGGAGGCCATGGTTCATCCTCCGTGCTGGTAGGTGATAAGGCAGAAAAAGCCAGAAGGAAAGAAGAAAGACGTAGACTGAAAGAATTGAAAAAGCAACTTAAAGAACAAACGAGATATTGAGTGGTGGCGGATGATTTAGTTTTACGTGTGACTTACCCTCTATTATGAACGTTCCATAATAAGTAACAATTccctatttaaaattcaaatataaacacaaataataaacagaaaagacacgatttaaaaatattattatggagCGTTCCTCGACATCAACTCAATGTGAGAATGAGGGCTTAATtcgtaacaaaattattatatatttgtaattaatCATTTAATTCAGAAATAAACATCTAACAAACAATGTGCTATCTTTAAAATTAACGACAAAGAAATCTTCCTCTCAGATTAAGACTATCATCTTGTACCTATTCTTCTGTCTTCTACTCAGTTAAAACATTGCAAAATGTGTCCTAGTTGAAATGATGTGTGGTTACTTACTGGATTAAGGTAAAAGTACCAAGTTTTTCCGTGCATGCACTCACAATGCACTGTACCCATTTTTGCATTTCGAGCCTCGTTTGAAATCCCGTTTTTCACTTCTACTTGTTACGCTGCAAAGCTGCAAATTTTGCATGGTGCTTGTATGAGATGGAATGTGCCCATGCCAAGATCAACACTTTTGTATGAAAAGTAGATCATTTGAAAATTGCAAAAGTCATTTTGCATggcaagaataataaaataagtgatAGAACAGAAATCATTAAAATGATTATCTAATTCCAGGGTGGCGAAACTGACGTGTCAGGAGCATCAGGATTTTCAGTCTCTGCCCACAAATCTGTAGGAGTACCATTAACAGTGGTTAAAGAAACTGAAGTTTCAGTTGTCCCTGTGGAAGAAGTTAAAACAGTACACAAGAAAGTTTATGGAGAAGCGAAATTCGAATCGGCTAATGAAATCACACCAGTCGCAAATGCTGGCGTTGAAGCAACAGCTCATGTAAATGTTAACACTGACGTGAAGCCAGTAATTGTCAAAGAAGTGAGTAAATGGAAAAGTCCGCACTATCGCACGCATAAAATTCCTCAAGTTTATTTTCCAGATATTATGAGTTCGTTGTTTAGGATCCCTCAGAGAAGTTATGTTCAACCGATGTGGTTGCGTCCACAAAGTTATTATGATCATCAGGTTCGTTAAAATCAACTAGTAATTTGGTACGTGCACCCAGAGGCTTGAAGACAGCCGAAGAAATCTTCGCACTTTGTCCGTAACTACACAAATGCTGATCTGCATCAATGCTATTCTAGAAGCGATAATATCGCTCCCAGCAGAAAACTTTGAATACACAATAATTAATTGCTAACCTATAAATGTTCTTTCGTCTAGGAGCTTgtgataacaataataatgataaatagGCCACAATgtacaacaataaataaccCTAAAATCTACTTCTTTCACTACGCACATTTCAAGTTTCTTATCGTAGATTGACTTTGGAGAAAAAAACCTGTCAACAAGAGAAGCATCTCTAAACCTTTCTGATCAAAGACGTTCAGCCGTTTCTTAGCCCAGACATTATCGACGGCAGTTCAAATACTGACGCTATAAAATCTTCTACAAATAACCTTTTACACCTCAACAACTATATAGCATACTATTCTTCTTTATGTTCTAACTTCAACTGTTCTCTCACTCAACCAACAATCCAAAATTAAAACCATTCTCTGTTCAAATAAAGGTACACGTTGAACCCACACCAACAGAAGTGATCACAATTCGCAAACACAAGCCTCACAGACACCACCTTCACAAAACAGTCTTCATCGGTGGTTACGCTGGTGCTGGTGGTGAAGTAGCTGCCCCAGAAACCAAAGTTAAGGAAACAGTGGTATACAAGACTGTTCAGCCTATACAAAAGAGGATAGATATTGAAGCACATGGTGATGCTGGAGCGTCCGTTCATGGAGAACATGGACACGGTCAAGATGTTTCGTATAGAAAGGAGGTTGTTGTTAGCGCTCAAAAGCCAAGCACTTTCTTCCAGGATATTTTCAATGTAAGTGGAACCAATTTGACTTGATATATATTGGTCTGTATTAGTATGCTAGCAGGCTGCAGTAGTTCTGTCATCACTTGTTGGTCTAAGTTTTATCATTCGTCTTTAAATTTTCGCCCCATACATCTAGCAACCTTTTCACACTgagtttatatacctacctcgTTATGCTAATCaatggttatttttatacaaatgtgtaatattaaatttttgcaGATCCCAATTTCAACTTTGAAGGCAGTCAGCGGATTTCTGACTAACACAGCAGAAAACACCGGTGTGACAGTACACAAGTCAGCTTCAGTCCAAGCAGGTGGTCACGCTGATGTATCCGGGGGTGCCGGCTTTTACGGCCATTCCGGTTATTCCagctattattaaaaataccaatatttttaGTACTTTAGCAGATAAGTTTTGTACAACAACCAGTGAGGGACTGAAGAAAATTGTGGTGTAGacttttttttggaaaataagaCGTAAATTATACTTGgacaagttttatttaatactgaaaTCTATAACATAAGCcgtaaaaaaatctataaaggGAGAGTTCtaggaaaaatgttttcagtatCTGATACACTGCATAAAACTACTGcaatcaaaatttatttacctttttagTATGAAACGCTTATTTAGAgtcatgaaaatgttttatgtcgCACAAATTGTGATAAGCATTCTGCAGGGAACGCTACACTATAATCTTGGCCTCTCCTCTGCCCCTGTAATCttcatcatatttttatcttccagcttttattacatttttattttttacgagaACCCCTTTTGCACCAAACACCTCCGTAGGACTTATTAAAAGAACAGATAAATTTGCACAAATAACTACAGCATTAACTCGTAAAATTGTTgggtttgtttatattattctaatttaaattGCGTAAAACTGGGAATTTATTTAGACATCCATGGCAACAATTGCTATTTGTGATACTTTAGCTGTTTCACTACAATTTCCTTGTTTTGTTAAGATACTCgttttagtaaataattgaGCACTGTTTAGTTAGTGTAGAATTgaattttattactaaacttTCTATCTACTGAATCATGAAGCCCATTTTATTCAGCTACTGACTCATTGCCAAAGAGCAACGATTAAAAGGATATATTGCGacattaatttgaaataaaaaggaTCTCTTTTTAAGATATACATCTTCTGTCTATAAATTACAGTAGGAACCACTTCGAAACCCATATAACATCAGTCCTTCCTATTGTCTTAGTTTCTATTTACCTTACATCATCGCATGGTACAATAACACATTTatgtttcttgtttttttaGGTAATTAGTAAGTCTTTTTCATCGTGTTTAATATGTAATTACTCATCAAATTCTACATTTCCTACAGACTCTGACTCTGACTCCATATCTTCGAAGCATGCcccatcttcatcatcatctgcatcCGAGGCACACATATCGGTACAGACACCGAGTGCCTCTAAACTTATAGATGGCATTTTCTCTGTAAGTGCACGATCATTCATTGGTATccaattcattattattttgtgttttcgTATATTTTTGCATGGATTTTGTATATAGATTGTTCAAAAGGGTTGAAACTTTTTTGATTAAAGAAAAATGCATGCTGAACAAAAATATGCtacaaaatggaaataaatcTTGCTTGACGCCTTTTAAATTaagaagtaattttaaattaatgcatGTGAAGGGTTTGATATTAGCGCTAAGATTTTAAAAGACTAACGAATTGTTATGTTGTAACAACGTGAAATGGGACATTAAAGAATTATAAACCATAATGCTTAATGTACACACACATTATCTGCTTTATTCGCACATTACCGCATGAAGAGatttaacattttgtaaatgcatgttttttttttctttttatgatttcacgttatagttttaatttcaatacCTTGTAGTAAGAAGATACCTTTTTGCtgtaaaaaaaagcttttatctCGTTACGATTCACAGTTGCGTACTATTTCATGAAATGACTTATTGGTGATGGCTTAAAATTTTATTCGGttttctgaataaaattttGGGGTGAATTGTAAATTTTGTGAAAGTCAATCGTATATAAATGGGTAACACCATTAGcttgatattataatttttatttaattaagtagttagTAACTAATAAGAGGAGTACCTAGGATATGGTTTGGTCCAATTGTAGGTAAATAGTATAGGTACATGGCGTGTTTTTGGTGGTTGAGAAAATAATAGGAGTCTGGTGAGTACAGCTTTGTAAAACGCACAGTTTTAGTTGGTTTTAATGTTtagtctatttattttattattaatattaatttattttatagataccAATTAATACTCTGTCGGCTGTAAACAAATTTTTGGAAAACAATGTAGCGGGACGGAAGAGAGTACaggtgtgtatttttttttcttatcaaatAATAGAAagctttgatattttatttttcaaaatatgtctGTCTAAAACATCTTAGAGTTCacattaaaaatacctacagtTTCTGTAATTaactgtaattaaaatgttgtctTTAATTTAAATGCAGTAAATGCTCCTATTTCCGTATATCGGGATTATGTCTAACTTTTTTCCTACCAAGTTTCACATAAAAGAATATCGGGAGACAACTTTCCCGCTCAAGAACATTCAtttatcaaaaactaaaaaggCAAAGCTTATTCCAGTTATATTACTACATTTTTCAGGTTTCAGAAGGTCCTGGAGAACCAACAAGGGTCAGGTTAGGCCCCTATGCCAGAAGGCGGGCCCATAAGCAAGTTGTTATAGTCCAGGAGCCTGCCGAGCAAAACCCTCAAGAATCCAACTAGAGCTATTTATTCTAGACTTAGTAGGTACCTGAAGCTACTAGATTATATTTCACTTTCTGAAGAAGAAAGATAACTTTGTACAAAACTGCATcacaaatataatatacatgtgtaaatattttaatttaatatattaaacaaacgtttaaaataacactgctgtttattttttgccttttaaTACAAGAAAAGTGTAAGATGATCAGAGATTAGAAAAACtctaaaaaagtaaaacacaaattcaaattatattctCAGTCCCTTATTTCATTATAGTCGGTTCTTACTTACGagaatatcaaaaaaatatatacctacctggCCTATTTCTAACAATGATACAAGAATATAAATTGAATAGGACTTGACAAACATACTCAACCTCGAGTATCCATCCATTTGGAGAAAGGTGCATCTGAACATTCGAAACCAAATAATGTCTGGGTTCCGGACTAGTTCACGGGATTACTGGCTACTACATATGGTTGAAGTGTAGATAGATATGTAAAAAGTAACTTCCTCTATGTATTTACGTGATAAATATATAGAGGATACTTCAGTATATAGTGAAGCGacgaaatgaaaacttttttatgaaaatcatcAGGAAAGGTACCTACTCCAATCAAGTATAGTTTTCATAGTCAAAAGGTAAAAAGATTAAtgtaatgaaacaaaataatcgtATAAAGTTTGTTCCTGTATTTAATAGCAATTAATTATTCTTAACCACGTAACGCGACATAAAGCAGAAGCTGGTACCTGTGCTCTTATATAAGCtgaaaaacacaatattttcacCAATCTCTTTAATAGGAAAGTAATACGCTCCAGAATCCAGCTTGTTTAAATCCATTTTGTTAAATGTGTAGGATCCTTTGTAAATCTCACAAGTCTTCTCATTATATCTCACGTTGGTTGTTATCAATACCACTTTTGGTATCACACTTTTGCAAGTCAACTTTTTGAATGTAGACATATGTTTTAGCATACGGCCAGGTCTTTCAATGGCTGTTTTTATTTGCCAGTAGTATCCTTTTAAGTTCTCTTTTATCGTTAGGTTTCCTCTGAAATACACTAGCCCAGTTTTGTTATACGGAATGACGTTAAGTGATACCAATGGATTCGCTTCATACGGCGGATCCGGCTTGCTGCATCTGCCAGTACTACGCAACGTCATTTTGAAAGTCATTGATGCCACTGATGTTAAGAAActcattaaaaacattatcaaaataaaattccataGTCTTTTCATAATATTTGGTGCACACGTACTAAAGTTTGCAGTAgcacagaaaataaacaaagctaAAATAGCTACCAATTGGATACAACagacaaacaattaaaatacattctaaATCTCGTTATGTGCAATTTTCAAAACTAGACGTATTTAACTGTTCCTGATTTGTTTATAATAAGGCTGCAAAATAACGAGTTGTAAACATTTATAATCAcattaaaatctattaaacCAATAGTAGTAAACTATTCGTAATATGCCATAAGGGATTCGCCTATTTACTGTCTTCTTGTTAGTATGCTTCATTTATGAAGAGAGTTTGTTGTAACAGGGAGGCGATTAAGTATGGTAACTTGGTTACACCATCGGCAAGGCGATCATCATGGGGCCTCTTTCCTTCGATCTTGGTTCGTGTTTGACATCAAGCAATGTGAACAAAATTCCCAAGAAGaacgctttaaaaaaaaatcaaaataaaaatgatgataTTTCCAGAAATGCATTTCTTTAAGTCCATTAGAAAGATGAAAAATATGGCTTTCTGAATACATATTATACGCTTTATAAAATTCCAAGAAACCGTTCATTTTTGCTGCCCTTTACAAGTATTAATgtctattttttacaaataggtTGCAATCAATGAGTTTGAACTTAAACAATAAGTTCAATGGCCTAAACAGACAAAATAATACTAGGTAGGTTCGTACTTAGCAACCATAACGTCTTATATTcttagtacaaaataatatcccGGATTTCGTTATCCTCTCAGGGCCTAGAGTGGTATGTCATAAATCACTACTCGTTTAGCGTAAGTGGTATGGAGCGGCGTTCACTTAGCACATTTTGTTGCTACAAGTACTATACTATGATAAATATTGGTAGGCCTATAGGGAAGCCAGTTTTGTAGCTCGTGGAAGATGTAGATATGAAATTATAGTCGACTATCCTTGGATTTATATAAACTATCCTTGGAAAATAGCCTGCCTTATTGACTTTACAATAGATAAGTATTGTATATGGTTtcaatcctactaatatcctactttaatattataattgtgaaagtttgtgagaatgaatggatgtaagtatgtttgttattctttcacggaaaaacggctggaccgatttggtttgAATTTGGTATTTAGATAGGTGATactctggattaacacataggctactttttatgaacACACCAAGCGgacgaagccgctggcggaagctagtaagtaaTATAGCACCTTTGATTCAATACCCAGTTCCTACAAAAATGATAGAATAACACGAATAACCTGTCttccatttaataaaaataaacttcaaataaaaatgtagcaAACGAAAATAAAAGGATTTTCATTTCAGGAACCGGTACCCAAGGATACTTCCTGGaagatttcaaataatttacatttggAATAGGACTTCAAAACACactaaaatgttataaattgattcatttatttttaatctgtgagtacatatttatatttttacatacacaACTCGcgattgtaaacaaaaacacgTCCCTGTAGACTTATAATAACTTAAAAAGTAAACGTTAGTTCCAAGTTGTCTCGTCGGTAAGAAAATGGCAGCCCGATCTATTTTGTTCACATCCAATTGATGAAAAGAGTAATTCcctttcaaaatattacaagTTTTACGATCATATTTTATTGTGGACATGCcataaataactttgaaaataaagctTTTGCATGACAGTCCTTTGAAATCATTCTCGTAGATGATTTTTCCGTCTTTTTCGTAGCCTTTTTTGTATCTCCATACGTAGCCGGATAAGTTTTCTTTCACTCTGATGTCGGCATTGTAGTAGAATCCGTCGGTTATGTTGACAGCAGTTAAGTTAACATCCACTTTTCTGTGCGCTTCGTACGGCGGATCTGGTTCAGGGCAGAATTCATCTCCTTTGTGTAGCATTTTGTATTTCACACATAGAACTATGTAGAACCAAAGTTGGAAAACAATCCAAGAAAATACGAGCCTCATTttccttttataaatattttgttcagtttCACTCAGAGACTACTAATTTACCACAGATGAGCTGCGTTCTGATTGAAAAAGTCATTAGGATGTTAAAACCTAACTGGATGTTGATGACTTTGTAAATAACTCTATTTTACAGTTCATGACTACATTCTCTCACAACATAAATGATGTTGCGAGAATACACTTTTTAACAACATATTCTAATAATTACTACTGATAtcaagtaggtacaaaaataaataaaaacgaagAGATATGGAAGAAATCTTCTCTATACACTCTATGGCTCTTGAAACACATGACAGCACATATGAGTGCTCGAAGCTGGCCTGAAAGAGACGGCTTGACATAATTATACTCCTGGGACTAAGAAGCGCAAGCACCGctatggaaaaaaaaaatacattttaattgagGGGATGTGCAAGTTTAATCACTCTCATTTATGGTGGTCGCTAGGgcttcatttttatgtatactggAATCAGTCTGTGAGGGCTATTAAGagtttttaatcattttcaataaataccacccaaaacaaaaatgtgaaaggctgccaagttcgataatatggaaatccttcgcctataaaagaaatgagatctgaataagtaccaagttccatacacatacctcagttaaaaatagttactttttaatgatgttacttggcaagttttcacacacacACCttcttataaacctactaaacgcaatgaatcaagtttttaattttgtattaaaacttgccaagtaacattattaaaaagttactatttttaactgaggtatgtgtatggaacttggtacttattcagatctgaTTGATTCAGACTGATCT encodes the following:
- the LOC110381140 gene encoding uncharacterized protein LOC110381140 isoform X2, translating into MRQSSIIILTVLIVQAYSAPQFITFSEGKLGVNFGGYHAGVGLGGLAGGNGRTGGGLYAEAGTPNGPAARAGLGGAVDGNSGTFGGLFAGATAGGNVNAAAGLGGAVTGGKSVGGGFSTANAGGHGSSSVLVHVEPTPTEVITIRKHKPHRHHLHKTVFIGGYAGAGGEVAAPETKVKETVVYKTVQPIQKRIDIEAHGDAGASVHGEHGHGQDVSYRKEVVVSAQKPSTFFQDIFNIPISTLKAVSGFLTNTAENTGVTVHKSASVQADSDSDSISSKHAPSSSSSASEAHISVQTPSASKLIDGIFSIPINTLSAVNKFLENNVAGRKRVQVSEGPGEPTRVRLGPYARRRAHKQVVIVQEPAEQNPQESN
- the LOC110381140 gene encoding homeotic protein female sterile isoform X3 gives rise to the protein MRQSSIIILTVLIVQAYSAPQFITFSEGKLGVNFGGYHAGVGLGGLAGGNGRTGGGLYAEAGTPNGPAARAGLGGAVDGNSGTFGGLFAGATAGGNVNAAAGLGGAVTGGKSVGGGFSTANAGGHGSSSVLGGETDVSGASGFSVSAHKSVGVPLTVVKETEVSVVPVEEVKTVHKKVYGEAKFESANEITPVANAGVEATAHVNVNTDVKPVIVKEVHVEPTPTEVITIRKHKPHRHHLHKTVFIGGYAGAGGEVAAPETKVKETVVYKTVQPIQKRIDIEAHGDAGASVHGEHGHGQDVSYRKEVVVSAQKPSTFFQDIFNIPISTLKAVSGFLTNTAENTGVTVHKSASVQADSDSDSISSKHAPSSSSSASEAHISVQTPSASKLIDGIFSIPINTLSAVNKFLENNVAGRKRVQVSEGPGEPTRVRLGPYARRRAHKQVVIVQEPAEQNPQESN
- the LOC110381140 gene encoding uncharacterized protein LOC110381140 isoform X1 is translated as MRQSSIIILTVLIVQAYSAPQFITFSEGKLGVNFGGYHAGVGLGGLAGGNGRTGGGLYAEAGTPNGPAARAGLGGAVDGNSGTFGGLFAGATAGGNVNAAAGLGGAVTGGKSVGGGFSTANAGGHGSSSVLGGETDVSGASGFSVSAHKSVGVPLTVVKETEVSVVPVEEVKTVHKKVYGEAKFESANEITPVANAGVEATAHVNVNTDVKPVIVKEVSKWKSPHYRTHKIPQVYFPDIMSSLFRIPQRSYVQPMWLRPQSYYDHQVHVEPTPTEVITIRKHKPHRHHLHKTVFIGGYAGAGGEVAAPETKVKETVVYKTVQPIQKRIDIEAHGDAGASVHGEHGHGQDVSYRKEVVVSAQKPSTFFQDIFNIPISTLKAVSGFLTNTAENTGVTVHKSASVQAGGHADVSGGAGFYGHSGYSSYY